GTAAGCGGCGGCCGGGGTTTAAAGGGCCCCGACAACTGGGGGTTGATCGAAAACCTGGCCCATGCACTGGGTGCTGCCACCGCCTGTAGCCGTCCGGTAGCGGATGAGCATTGGCGCCCGCACCACGAACATGTTGGACAAACCGGTCTTACTATTGCGCCTAATTTATATATTGCAGTCGGCATTTCGGGCGCCATACAACATCTGGCCGGAGTGAACCGAAGCAAGGTGATTGTGGTTATAAATAAGGACCCCGAAGCCCCCTTCTTTAAAGCGGCCGATTATGGTATTGTGGGTGATGCGTTTGAAGTAATACCCAAAATAACGGAAGCGGTAAAAAAGCTGAAAGGAATGGCATAAATTAACCTGGTATATTCAATGAAATGAGGCTAAAGGAATTGGGCTCATTTTTTGAATAAAAACCCTTAGTTTCGTGCTTTCGTTATGAAGAAAATAGAATTGGAAATAGTTGCCTTATCACACAGCATAACACAAACTCATTCATATGCTGTGGTGCTAGGAGAAGTAAACGGGTTGCGTCGCCTTCCCATTGTAATTGGTGGTTTTGAGGCGCAGGCGATAGCGGTGGCTTTGGAAAAAATGCATCCAAGTCGTCCGCTTACGCATGACCTGATGAAAAATTTCATGAATGCCTTTAATATTGATCTTCAGGAGATCGTGATCTGCGATCTGCAGGAAGGCATTTTCTATTCTAAGCTTATTTGTGTAAGTGAACACGATACTGTAGAAATTGATTCCAGAACATCCGATGCGCTGGCCCTGGCTGTGCGCTTCGGATGTCCTATATA
The Niastella koreensis GR20-10 genome window above contains:
- a CDS encoding bifunctional nuclease family protein, with the protein product MKKIELEIVALSHSITQTHSYAVVLGEVNGLRRLPIVIGGFEAQAIAVALEKMHPSRPLTHDLMKNFMNAFNIDLQEIVICDLQEGIFYSKLICVSEHDTVEIDSRTSDALALAVRFGCPIYTYDNILESAGILMEDPSGKKKQPREAVAAESAAGTDDLKTLTLDELNTLLNEVLEQEDYIRAIAIRDEINSRKRRG